Proteins from a single region of Streptomyces glaucescens:
- a CDS encoding carbohydrate ABC transporter permease: protein MRTLYRRAAGLAWTAPALVLLAVFVYLPLVQNFGYSTLTWDIYSGSQEFAGLDNYRDLFADPVFWTSFTNNLWYALLSVVFQVFGALLLAALVESIRSTRWQRALRTIYFIPSAISLTVAGLLFYFIYEPNLGLLNHALEAVAPGTFDHAWLGQESTAMTAVIAMSQWQGFGYSTLLFAVAIQRIPAELHEAAALDGAGPVRRFFRVTLPLVREMTGLMVLVTVSGAFQVFNEVMVMTSGGPDNSTHVLGTWLYRSGFVRNDFGHAAAIGTVIFVITLTIAMAQLWFTRRRRVEW, encoded by the coding sequence GTGCGCACTCTGTACCGAAGGGCAGCCGGGCTCGCGTGGACCGCGCCGGCCCTCGTCCTGCTCGCGGTCTTCGTCTACCTCCCGCTCGTCCAGAACTTCGGTTACTCGACGCTGACCTGGGACATCTACAGCGGCAGCCAGGAGTTCGCCGGCCTGGACAACTACCGCGACCTGTTCGCCGACCCGGTCTTCTGGACCTCCTTCACCAACAACCTCTGGTACGCCCTGCTGTCGGTCGTCTTCCAGGTCTTCGGCGCCCTGCTGCTCGCCGCGCTCGTGGAGAGCATCCGCAGTACGCGGTGGCAGCGCGCCCTCCGGACGATCTACTTCATCCCCTCCGCGATCTCACTGACCGTCGCGGGACTGCTCTTCTACTTCATCTACGAGCCCAACCTCGGCCTGCTCAACCACGCGCTGGAGGCGGTCGCGCCCGGCACGTTCGACCACGCCTGGCTGGGCCAGGAGAGCACCGCCATGACGGCGGTCATCGCGATGAGCCAGTGGCAGGGCTTCGGTTACTCGACGCTGCTGTTCGCCGTCGCCATCCAGCGGATCCCCGCCGAGCTCCACGAGGCGGCGGCCCTGGACGGCGCCGGTCCCGTCCGCCGCTTCTTCCGGGTGACGCTCCCGCTGGTGCGGGAGATGACCGGGCTCATGGTCCTGGTCACCGTGTCGGGTGCCTTCCAGGTGTTCAACGAGGTCATGGTGATGACCAGCGGCGGACCCGACAACTCGACCCACGTGCTCGGCACGTGGCTGTACCGCAGTGGATTCGTACGCAACGACTTCGGCCACGCCGCGGCCATCGGCACCGTGATCTTCGTGATCACCCTCACGATCGCGATGGCGCAGCTGTGGTTCACCCGGAGAAGAAGGGTGGAATGGTGA
- a CDS encoding lasso peptide biosynthesis PqqD family chaperone — protein sequence MTRQQKGADPMTLRFHQDVSTAETGYGTVLLDQRTGEYWELNPTGALVVRTLMDDGDETAAVTALVTRFDIDRDRAAQDVTALVRDLRDAGLVS from the coding sequence ATGACACGACAGCAGAAAGGCGCCGACCCTATGACCCTCCGCTTCCACCAGGACGTCTCCACCGCCGAGACCGGGTACGGAACGGTACTGCTCGACCAGCGCACCGGTGAGTACTGGGAACTCAACCCCACGGGCGCGCTGGTGGTGCGGACCCTCATGGACGACGGCGACGAGACGGCCGCGGTCACGGCGCTCGTCACCCGGTTCGACATCGACCGCGACCGCGCGGCACAGGACGTGACGGCACTGGTGCGCGACCTCCGGGACGCGGGGCTGGTCTCATGA
- a CDS encoding lasso peptide biosynthesis B2 protein — protein MTTPSALDRPTGVPLARRLAARLVLLPALALSFLPPRHIRTVLERVRRGARPATPAQAAAAREALCAVSLRCAGPRGCLPRSLGAALLCRVYGTWPTWCTGVRTLPPFAAHAWIEAGGRPVGEGVPDDYFARLISVPPARRATT, from the coding sequence ATGACCACACCCAGCGCCCTGGACCGCCCCACCGGAGTGCCCCTCGCCCGGCGGCTCGCCGCCCGTCTCGTCCTGCTGCCCGCCCTGGCCCTGTCGTTCCTGCCGCCTCGCCACATCCGGACCGTGCTGGAGCGCGTACGCCGGGGCGCGCGGCCCGCCACCCCCGCACAGGCCGCGGCGGCCCGCGAGGCACTGTGCGCGGTGAGCCTGCGCTGCGCGGGCCCGCGCGGCTGCCTGCCGCGTTCGCTGGGCGCCGCCCTGCTGTGCCGGGTGTACGGGACCTGGCCCACCTGGTGCACCGGAGTGCGCACCCTGCCGCCGTTCGCCGCCCACGCCTGGATCGAGGCCGGCGGCCGCCCCGTGGGGGAGGGCGTACCGGACGACTACTTCGCGCGGCTCATCAGCGTGCCCCCGGCACGGCGGGCGACGACGTGA
- a CDS encoding lasso peptide isopeptide bond-forming cyclase codes for MPELHESAEPGRGDAHFAVFPDCAEAAAAARFFRRPGTRVLTHASGRPWLIGRWSDAEIVTGRAPGTALAALGWCGAGPRHLERHAARMRDLAEVDALARSLPGSFHLVAAHDGQLRVQGTASGLRLVFHARIHGVHVAATSADLLAAALGSRPDTGRLAVRLLWPVPHPLYETSVWEGVDAVSPEDALIVSADGRRVRRSRWWRPPEPVRTLARGAPAVREALAEAVDLRTRTGGVVSCDLSGGLDSTSVCFLAARSSASLVAATWPGRDPADTDLAWARQAADHLPKADHVVWDADASALVYSDLLGIDDLLDEPTIGVMDRSRVLQQLPWLAARGSRVHLTGIGGDHVAWCSEAYYHRLLRTRPLFALGRLRGFRALWNWPLGATARALADAHSYPDWLADSVRRLRAPMPETSVTGSLGWGMPPRLFPWMTAETERLARAALLASAARAEPLHRDRGLHTDLELIRTCTRIIRQWERMATRAGLPMASPYLDDRVIEACLAVRPDERVTPWQYKPLLTEAMRGVVPDECLRRTNKAEASMDASDGLRRHRGDLMTLWTDSRLERLGLVDGGELRRLAQRPSAPGLRDAILYSTIACEVWLRARDRAPRPGSAAA; via the coding sequence ATGCCCGAGCTGCACGAGAGTGCGGAACCGGGCCGCGGCGACGCCCACTTCGCGGTCTTCCCCGACTGCGCGGAGGCGGCCGCCGCGGCCCGCTTCTTCCGCCGACCCGGTACCCGTGTCCTGACCCACGCCTCCGGCCGGCCCTGGCTGATCGGCCGTTGGTCCGACGCCGAGATCGTCACCGGCCGAGCCCCCGGAACGGCCCTCGCCGCCCTCGGATGGTGCGGCGCCGGCCCCCGCCACCTCGAACGGCACGCCGCCCGCATGCGCGACCTCGCCGAAGTCGACGCCCTCGCCCGGTCCCTGCCGGGGAGTTTCCACCTGGTCGCCGCCCACGACGGGCAGCTCAGGGTGCAGGGCACCGCCTCAGGGCTGCGGCTGGTGTTCCACGCCCGGATCCACGGTGTCCACGTGGCCGCGACCAGCGCGGACCTGCTCGCGGCGGCCCTGGGAAGCCGGCCGGACACCGGTCGGCTGGCCGTCAGGCTCCTGTGGCCCGTGCCGCACCCGCTGTACGAGACCTCCGTGTGGGAGGGAGTCGACGCGGTCTCCCCCGAGGACGCCCTGATCGTCTCCGCCGACGGACGGCGGGTCCGCCGATCACGCTGGTGGCGGCCCCCGGAGCCGGTCCGCACCCTCGCGCGGGGCGCGCCGGCCGTCCGCGAGGCGCTGGCCGAGGCCGTCGACCTCCGCACCCGGACGGGCGGCGTGGTCAGCTGCGACCTGTCCGGCGGACTCGACTCCACCTCGGTCTGCTTCCTCGCCGCCCGCTCCTCCGCCTCCCTGGTGGCGGCGACCTGGCCCGGACGGGATCCCGCGGACACCGACCTGGCCTGGGCCCGGCAGGCCGCCGACCACCTGCCGAAGGCCGACCACGTCGTCTGGGACGCGGACGCGTCGGCCCTCGTCTACTCGGACCTGCTCGGCATCGACGACCTGCTCGACGAGCCGACCATCGGCGTGATGGACCGCTCACGCGTCCTGCAGCAGCTGCCCTGGCTGGCCGCACGCGGCAGCCGGGTCCACCTCACCGGCATCGGCGGCGACCACGTCGCCTGGTGCTCGGAGGCCTACTACCACCGGCTGCTGCGCACCCGCCCGCTGTTCGCGCTGGGCCGGCTGCGCGGCTTCCGCGCCCTGTGGAACTGGCCGCTCGGCGCGACGGCGCGAGCCCTCGCCGACGCCCACTCCTACCCCGACTGGCTGGCGGACTCCGTCCGGCGGCTGCGCGCGCCGATGCCCGAGACCTCGGTGACCGGGAGCCTCGGCTGGGGGATGCCGCCCCGCCTGTTCCCCTGGATGACCGCCGAGACGGAACGGCTGGCCCGCGCCGCCCTGCTGGCCTCGGCCGCGCGCGCCGAGCCGCTGCACCGGGACCGCGGCCTGCACACCGACCTCGAACTGATCCGCACCTGTACGCGCATCATCCGCCAGTGGGAGCGGATGGCGACCCGGGCCGGCCTTCCGATGGCGTCACCGTACCTGGACGACCGGGTGATCGAGGCGTGCCTGGCGGTCCGGCCGGACGAACGCGTCACGCCCTGGCAGTACAAACCGCTGCTCACCGAGGCGATGCGCGGCGTCGTCCCGGACGAGTGCCTGCGCCGTACCAACAAGGCCGAGGCCTCGATGGACGCGTCGGACGGACTGCGTCGCCACCGGGGCGACCTGATGACCCTGTGGACCGACTCCCGGCTGGAACGCCTCGGCCTGGTGGACGGCGGGGAACTGCGCCGGCTCGCCCAGCGGCCCTCCGCCCCCGGCCTGCGCGACGCGATCCTCTACTCGACCATCGCCTGCGAGGTGTGGCTGCGCGCCCGGGACCGAGCGCCACGCCCGGGATCCGCCGCCGCATGA
- a CDS encoding ABC transporter ATP-binding protein has protein sequence MSDTAVADGTPSGPGPGEDAAGRPPRTADTRTTAGSVAALFRLTEGHRRGIAAATGLTLAASAVGLAQPLVAKHVVDAGSRGQVLWPFLLLLSGLFVAEAAAGATGRFLLDRMGEGVVRTVRHGLVTRLLRLEMRELDRRRRGDLVSRVTADTTLLRDVMSQALVDLLTGCLVSAGALVLMLWLDPLLLLLVVLTVALAAAVVTTLLKGMRTASEQTQSSVGAIAAELERALAALPVVRVYRAEEREARRIGRRVDSAHGAGVRAARLAAVMSSAVELAVQGSFLLVLVVGGVRAGSGGADSLGDLVAFLLYASYLVMPLSSVFRAIGLIQRGTGAYLRIDEVLALPEEPARPPARAMPRPDPPGTPPALELTDVRFSYVPGRPVLRGAALTVPRHGLVALVGRSGAGKSTLFSLITRLYDPDSGTIRYDGRPAAALSRRESRAGIALVDQNTHVLEGTLRENLTYAAPDATEDDIVRVVRLARLGHVVRRLPGGLDGRLGDHGGSLSAGERQRVALARALLARPRLLLLDEHTSHLDAVNETALTRTLGAVTRDCAVLVITHRLATVRHADRIIVLQDGRTVASGRHDELLATSPAYRELAATHALHPEGRGS, from the coding sequence GTGAGCGACACGGCCGTCGCGGACGGGACCCCGTCCGGACCCGGACCGGGCGAGGACGCGGCGGGACGGCCACCGCGCACCGCGGACACAAGGACGACGGCGGGTTCGGTCGCCGCCCTGTTCCGGCTGACGGAGGGTCACCGGCGCGGCATCGCCGCGGCGACCGGGCTCACCCTGGCCGCGTCGGCCGTGGGACTCGCCCAGCCGCTCGTCGCCAAGCACGTCGTGGACGCCGGATCCCGCGGACAGGTGCTGTGGCCGTTCCTGCTGCTGCTGTCCGGGCTGTTCGTCGCCGAGGCCGCCGCGGGCGCGACCGGCCGGTTCCTGCTGGACCGCATGGGCGAGGGCGTGGTCCGTACGGTGCGCCACGGACTCGTGACGCGGCTGCTGCGGCTGGAGATGCGGGAGCTGGACCGGCGCCGCCGCGGCGACCTGGTCTCCCGTGTCACCGCCGACACCACGCTGCTGCGGGACGTGATGTCGCAGGCCCTGGTCGACCTGCTCACCGGCTGCCTGGTCTCCGCCGGGGCGCTCGTGCTGATGCTGTGGCTGGACCCGCTGCTGCTGCTCCTCGTCGTGCTGACGGTCGCCCTCGCCGCGGCCGTCGTCACCACCCTGCTGAAGGGCATGCGTACGGCCTCGGAGCAGACGCAGTCCTCCGTGGGCGCGATCGCCGCGGAACTGGAGCGGGCCCTGGCCGCGCTGCCCGTGGTGCGGGTGTACCGGGCCGAGGAGCGCGAGGCGCGCCGCATCGGCCGGCGGGTGGACTCGGCCCACGGGGCGGGTGTACGGGCGGCGAGGCTGGCCGCGGTCATGAGCAGCGCCGTCGAACTCGCGGTCCAGGGCTCCTTCCTGCTGGTCCTGGTCGTCGGCGGCGTGCGGGCCGGCAGCGGGGGAGCGGACTCCCTCGGAGACCTGGTCGCCTTCCTGCTGTACGCCTCCTACCTGGTCATGCCCCTGTCGTCGGTGTTCCGCGCCATCGGACTGATCCAGCGCGGCACCGGTGCGTACCTGAGGATCGACGAGGTCCTCGCCCTCCCCGAGGAACCCGCACGCCCGCCCGCCCGCGCGATGCCCCGCCCGGACCCGCCCGGCACGCCGCCCGCGCTGGAGCTCACGGACGTCCGCTTCTCCTACGTCCCTGGCCGGCCGGTCCTGCGCGGAGCGGCCCTCACCGTGCCGCGGCACGGACTGGTGGCCCTCGTCGGCCGCTCGGGCGCCGGCAAGAGCACCCTGTTCTCGCTGATCACCCGACTGTACGACCCGGACTCCGGGACCATCCGGTACGACGGGCGCCCGGCGGCGGCCCTGAGCCGCCGGGAGAGCCGGGCCGGCATCGCCCTCGTCGACCAGAACACCCATGTGCTGGAGGGAACACTCCGCGAGAACCTCACCTACGCCGCCCCCGACGCCACCGAGGACGACATCGTCCGCGTCGTCCGGCTGGCCCGGCTCGGCCACGTGGTGCGCCGATTGCCCGGGGGCCTGGACGGCAGACTGGGCGACCACGGTGGCAGCCTCTCCGCGGGAGAACGCCAGCGCGTCGCCCTGGCCCGCGCGCTGCTCGCCCGTCCGCGGCTGCTCCTGCTCGACGAGCACACCTCACACCTGGACGCCGTCAACGAGACGGCGCTCACCCGGACGCTGGGCGCGGTCACCCGCGACTGCGCGGTCCTCGTCATCACCCACCGTCTCGCCACGGTGCGGCACGCCGACCGGATTATCGTCCTCCAGGACGGCCGCACGGTGGCCTCGGGCCGGCACGACGAACTCCTCGCCACCAGTCCGGCGTACCGGGAACTGGCCGCCACGCACGCCCTGCACCCGGAGGGCCGCGGGAGCTGA
- a CDS encoding carbohydrate ABC transporter permease → MVSRLGFLGVIARLFMWAFLLGLAVVVLYPLLWMVLNGFKTNAELFGNPFALPTGIDFGNYRDAWNRGVSGYLATSVLVTVTSTVATVFISAWAAYGLTRVDIPFNKVLTAVILGGLMLTPTVALVPLVRMFQSIGLYNSFWALLILYTAFRVPFTTFLIRAYMIDLPREVDEAAQIDGAGRWTAFWRIILPMCKPIITSTVLLHVLFAWNEYLFAMVFTNGSDVQTLPVGLTSLMSKHGTDFPVVFAGMVIAAVPVVFLFLFGQRYIVKGLADGVGK, encoded by the coding sequence ATGGTGAGCCGTCTCGGCTTCCTCGGCGTGATCGCGCGCCTGTTCATGTGGGCCTTCCTGCTGGGCCTCGCGGTCGTGGTGCTCTACCCGCTGCTGTGGATGGTCCTGAACGGGTTCAAGACCAACGCCGAACTCTTCGGCAACCCCTTCGCGCTGCCCACCGGCATCGACTTCGGCAACTACCGCGACGCGTGGAACCGCGGTGTCAGCGGCTACCTGGCGACCAGCGTCCTGGTCACGGTGACGTCCACGGTGGCCACCGTCTTCATCAGCGCCTGGGCGGCGTACGGACTGACGCGGGTGGACATCCCGTTCAACAAGGTGCTCACCGCGGTCATCCTGGGCGGGCTCATGCTCACCCCGACCGTCGCCCTGGTCCCGCTGGTGCGCATGTTCCAGTCGATCGGCCTGTACAACAGCTTCTGGGCGCTGCTCATCCTCTACACGGCCTTCCGCGTCCCCTTCACCACCTTCCTCATCCGTGCCTACATGATCGACCTGCCGCGCGAGGTGGACGAGGCGGCGCAGATCGACGGGGCCGGCCGCTGGACCGCGTTCTGGCGGATCATCCTGCCGATGTGCAAGCCCATCATCACGTCCACGGTGCTGCTGCACGTGCTCTTCGCGTGGAACGAGTACCTGTTCGCCATGGTGTTCACCAACGGCAGCGACGTGCAGACCCTGCCGGTGGGCCTGACGAGCCTGATGAGCAAGCACGGCACGGACTTCCCCGTCGTGTTCGCCGGCATGGTGATCGCCGCGGTCCCCGTCGTGTTCCTGTTCCTCTTCGGCCAGCGCTACATCGTCAAGGGCCTGGCGGACGGAGTCGGCAAGTGA
- a CDS encoding sugar phosphate isomerase/epimerase family protein, protein MPAPRAPRLTGSNFAYQHLRFDRFLDDAVALGRERLELWGIAPHLHIPRVGDAEARDLRRRIEERGLSAYCLTPEQVMYPVNVASPVGWLRAWSIALFRRAAEICAELGAEKLLLTPGRGGEDEPVDAAWRRSVDAIGGIAAYADTLGVTCVLEPLQRVESNLVNDSPTLAAMLDEIGAGRLGAVLDTVTMAVAGETVDDAFAALGDRIQHVHLVDGRPAGHLAWGDGVLPLDDYLRALRRHGYDGWMTFELFGDGTYALDPRAAVERCDAAVRRCAGHGPGE, encoded by the coding sequence GTGCCGGCCCCCCGGGCGCCGCGGCTGACCGGGTCCAACTTCGCCTACCAGCACCTGCGGTTCGACAGGTTCCTGGACGACGCGGTCGCCCTGGGCCGCGAGAGGCTGGAACTCTGGGGCATCGCCCCGCACCTGCACATCCCGCGGGTCGGCGACGCGGAGGCGCGTGACCTGCGCCGCCGCATCGAGGAACGCGGCCTCTCGGCGTACTGCCTCACGCCCGAGCAGGTGATGTACCCGGTCAACGTGGCCTCCCCGGTCGGCTGGCTGCGCGCATGGAGCATCGCCCTGTTCCGCCGGGCGGCCGAGATATGTGCCGAACTGGGCGCGGAGAAACTGCTGCTGACGCCCGGCCGGGGCGGTGAGGACGAACCCGTGGACGCCGCCTGGCGGCGGTCGGTCGACGCGATCGGCGGCATCGCCGCCTACGCGGACACGCTGGGTGTGACGTGCGTCCTCGAACCGCTCCAGCGTGTCGAGTCGAACCTGGTCAACGACTCGCCCACGCTGGCGGCCATGCTCGACGAGATCGGCGCCGGCCGGCTGGGCGCGGTGCTCGACACGGTGACGATGGCCGTGGCCGGCGAAACCGTCGACGACGCCTTCGCCGCGCTCGGCGACCGCATCCAGCACGTCCACCTGGTCGACGGCCGGCCCGCGGGGCACCTGGCGTGGGGCGACGGCGTGCTTCCCCTGGACGACTACCTGCGGGCCCTCCGGCGGCACGGCTACGACGGCTGGATGACGTTCGAGCTGTTCGGCGACGGCACGTACGCGCTCGATCCGCGGGCGGCGGTGGAGCGGTGCGACGCGGCGGTGCGCCGGTGCGCCGGGCACGGGCCCGGGGAATGA